The DNA segment TTGGTTTAATGATGCTTTTCAGTTTAATTCGATTTGCGGCTCACGGTTGGATTGATAAATTTTATATTCAGCCAGATTTTCATTTCAAGTATTACGGATTTGAATGGGTCAAGCCACTTGGAAATTTTACCTACCTTTTATATATAGTTGCCGGTATTGCTGCATTTTGCGTAGCGATAGGTTTAAAATATCGAGTGGCAATTATAACTTTTTTCCTGACTTTCACGTATATCGAATTGATGGATTTGACCTACTATCTCAACCATTACTATTTCATTACAATTGTTAGTTTTGTTTTGATTTTTCTGCCTGCAAATGCAAATTTTTCGGTGGATGCTTATAAAAATAAGGAGTTGGCTTTCGCCAAAATACCGCGTTGGAACACCGACATTTTAAAAGTACTTTTGGCTATCGTCTACATTTATGCTGGTATTGCGAAGATAAATTCTGATTGGCTGTTTGAAGCAATGCCTTTGCGAATTTGGTTGCCGTCTAAAGCTGATTTACCTCTAATTGGACCATTGTTAAAGGAGGTATGGGTTGCTTATGCTTTTAGTTGGATTGGAATGATTTACGATCTGGTCATTGTCTTTATTCTAATGTATAAACCTACAAGGTGGTTTGGTTTTTTTCTAGTGGTTGTTTTTCATGTGCTGACACGAGTTTTATTTCCAATTGGCGTCTTTCCATTTGTGATGATTATCAGCAGCTTGATTTTCTTTGATGCAAACTTTCATCAAAAAGTTCTTTACTATATATCTAGATTATTGAAAATATCGACAGAGGTTTGGCAAAATGGCAAGACGAAAGTTGTTCAGTTTACAGGTTTGTATAATTCAAAATTAGCTTTCTTAAGCGCATTTTTACTTTTTCAATTAGCTTTTCCTTTTAGATATATGTTGTATCCTAATGAACTTTTCTGGACCGAAGAAGGCTTCC comes from the Flavobacterium ardleyense genome and includes:
- a CDS encoding HTTM domain-containing protein; protein product: MNQRLKTYFLSYRSTATLAFFRLAFGLMMLFSLIRFAAHGWIDKFYIQPDFHFKYYGFEWVKPLGNFTYLLYIVAGIAAFCVAIGLKYRVAIITFFLTFTYIELMDLTYYLNHYYFITIVSFVLIFLPANANFSVDAYKNKELAFAKIPRWNTDILKVLLAIVYIYAGIAKINSDWLFEAMPLRIWLPSKADLPLIGPLLKEVWVAYAFSWIGMIYDLVIVFILMYKPTRWFGFFLVVVFHVLTRVLFPIGVFPFVMIISSLIFFDANFHQKVLYYISRLLKISTEVWQNGKTKVVQFTGLYNSKLAFLSAFLLFQLAFPFRYMLYPNELFWTEEGFRFSWRVMLMEKAGYAEFKVTDATTKKTIHVDNSEFLTRFQEKQMSFQPDFILQYAHYLHQHYKKLGIDDPIVTVESYVALNGRLSRTYINPTINLAEQYDTFQHKNWILPFNDTIKGF